The Geoglobus acetivorans genome window below encodes:
- a CDS encoding (2Fe-2S)-binding protein, with protein MVKERKIVCRCEDLTEEEIIHAIEEGYDNLESLKRYTGATTGACQGKGCLMHIIRILSQKTGKSPEEIGVTTQRPPVNPVPLYVLSEGGESE; from the coding sequence ATGGTCAAGGAAAGAAAGATTGTTTGCAGATGTGAGGATCTGACTGAGGAGGAAATTATTCACGCAATTGAGGAAGGATACGATAACCTCGAAAGCCTGAAGAGGTATACCGGTGCCACCACCGGAGCCTGTCAGGGTAAGGGCTGTCTCATGCACATCATAAGGATACTCTCACAGAAGACAGGAAAAAGTCCTGAAGAGATTGGCGTAACCACACAGAGACCACCCGTAAACCCGGTCCCGCTGTACGTCCTGTCAGAAGGTGGTGAATCAGAATGA
- a CDS encoding DUF5371 family protein, whose amino-acid sequence MVKIIHAQTVLPEDVLEELKRKTGELATKDALAKAVEHYLMCPYTHEEPIGKRLEEVIKKKRK is encoded by the coding sequence ATGGTGAAGATTATTCATGCCCAGACCGTCTTACCAGAGGATGTGCTTGAAGAGTTGAAAAGGAAGACTGGAGAGCTCGCAACAAAAGATGCCCTTGCAAAGGCTGTTGAGCATTACCTGATGTGTCCGTACACACACGAAGAACCTATCGGGAAGAGGCTTGAAGAAGTCATCAAAAAGAAAAGAAAGTGA
- a CDS encoding FAD-dependent oxidoreductase, whose protein sequence is MRVAIIGAGVMGLSTAYYLAKLGAEVTVFEQKYLLYGASGRNSGGITPMIDKKELIPFALKSLELYDKLPAEVDFNFLFRKDGYVKVAASDSDAEKLKRDVRVQNELGVKSRIIEPSEVKELVPDLNTDSIVLASYCSESGVIFPWPVVWGLAKGCRENGVEIKDQTAVDEIVVEGGVKGVRAGGEFYKADIVVNAAGAWSNKVSEKAGVKLENKILKEEICVTESIKPYLDPYLYDITYGVYLSQSARGEIVGGITGREVEEISTDSTLEFAARYAKRATQLIPKLKGLAMLRQWAGVYDEGKDGLPVVGFTEVDGFVQANGLGKHTGMIVAPALGRELAKLIVKGDNPNLKEFSPRRF, encoded by the coding sequence ATGAGAGTGGCGATTATCGGTGCCGGTGTGATGGGTCTTTCAACCGCATACTATCTGGCCAAACTTGGAGCTGAGGTCACCGTTTTCGAGCAGAAGTACCTCCTCTATGGTGCAAGCGGTAGGAATTCCGGTGGAATAACGCCGATGATCGATAAGAAGGAGCTGATACCCTTCGCTCTTAAAAGCCTGGAGCTTTACGATAAGCTACCTGCTGAAGTGGATTTCAACTTCCTATTTAGAAAGGACGGATATGTAAAGGTTGCTGCAAGTGATTCGGATGCTGAAAAACTTAAAAGGGACGTAAGAGTCCAGAACGAGCTTGGAGTTAAGTCAAGGATAATTGAGCCTTCAGAAGTCAAGGAACTTGTGCCTGACCTGAACACTGACTCAATAGTACTGGCATCCTACTGCAGTGAATCGGGTGTTATATTCCCCTGGCCTGTAGTATGGGGCCTTGCCAAGGGCTGCAGAGAGAACGGCGTGGAGATAAAGGATCAGACCGCTGTGGATGAAATCGTGGTTGAGGGTGGAGTCAAAGGCGTCAGGGCAGGAGGAGAGTTCTACAAAGCAGATATAGTTGTGAACGCTGCTGGTGCATGGAGCAATAAGGTAAGCGAGAAGGCAGGTGTAAAGCTTGAGAACAAAATCCTGAAAGAGGAGATTTGCGTAACCGAGAGCATCAAACCATATCTGGACCCGTACCTCTACGATATAACCTACGGAGTTTACCTGAGCCAGTCAGCAAGGGGAGAGATAGTCGGTGGGATAACCGGCAGAGAAGTGGAGGAGATCAGCACCGACAGCACCCTCGAATTCGCAGCAAGGTATGCAAAAAGGGCAACACAGCTCATTCCAAAGCTCAAAGGCCTTGCAATGCTGAGGCAGTGGGCCGGAGTGTACGACGAGGGCAAAGACGGTTTGCCAGTGGTTGGATTTACTGAAGTGGATGGATTCGTTCAGGCAAATGGTCTGGGAAAGCACACGGGAATGATAGTTGCTCCAGCACTTGGAAGAGAACTTGCAAAGCTGATAGTCAAGGGAGACAATCCAAACCTGAAAGAGTTCAGCCCGCGGAGATTTTAA
- a CDS encoding metallophosphoesterase gives MLQLGNLVLSERRAIIFRKTGIIADLHLGIEGVLEEKGIAIPSIQIDEILHEIYSLIEEHGLRELIIAGDLKNEFGRNIPGEWADVKRLIENLREVVDLRVVRGNHDNYLQTILSGYGIALEDGAQIGKYTVVHGHDDSPARRIIMGHEHPSIKIRHAGAIYRYPCFLHCKSDEREVWVLPSFSRFFTGSNILEGNFLSPILDGFRAEEIEVYAIEDEVYHLGNLKILGNVV, from the coding sequence GTGCTTCAGCTCGGCAATCTGGTGCTGTCCGAAAGGAGGGCAATCATTTTCAGAAAGACCGGCATTATCGCCGACCTGCATCTCGGAATTGAGGGTGTCCTTGAAGAGAAGGGGATAGCTATCCCATCGATTCAGATTGACGAAATTCTTCATGAAATCTACAGCCTTATAGAAGAACACGGACTCAGAGAGCTGATTATAGCAGGCGATCTCAAGAACGAATTTGGAAGAAACATTCCTGGGGAGTGGGCAGATGTGAAGAGGTTAATCGAAAACCTCAGGGAGGTTGTTGACCTGAGGGTTGTAAGGGGCAACCATGACAATTACCTCCAGACAATTCTTTCAGGATACGGCATTGCTCTTGAAGATGGTGCTCAGATTGGAAAATACACTGTTGTCCACGGTCATGACGATTCACCGGCTCGCAGAATTATAATGGGTCATGAACACCCGTCCATAAAAATACGTCATGCCGGAGCAATATACCGCTATCCATGTTTTCTTCACTGCAAAAGTGATGAAAGGGAGGTGTGGGTGCTTCCAAGCTTCTCAAGATTTTTCACAGGCTCTAACATTCTGGAGGGCAATTTTCTGTCACCCATACTTGACGGTTTCAGAGCCGAAGAGATAGAGGTCTATGCCATAGAAGACGAGGTTTACCACCTGGGGAATTTAAAAATCCTCGGTAATGTGGTTTAA
- a CDS encoding 4Fe-4S binding protein: protein MPAVVDAELCTACGTCVDECPVGAIELNDVAEVNADLCTECGTCVDACPNGAISLQ from the coding sequence ATGCCAGCAGTAGTTGATGCTGAACTGTGTACCGCATGCGGAACGTGCGTGGATGAGTGCCCTGTAGGCGCTATTGAGCTGAACGATGTTGCGGAGGTAAATGCAGACCTCTGCACAGAATGCGGGACATGTGTTGATGCATGTCCGAATGGGGCAATAAGCCTCCAGTAA
- a CDS encoding Era-like GTP-binding protein has protein sequence MGLMASLRLKFKSMFKWFFKKDKMRIGIYGPPNAGKTTLANRILRDWTGDVMGSESNVPHETRRAKLREGVKIEVDGKSLTLDIIDTPGIATKIDFHEFLKYGMSEEEARRRAKEATEGVIEAIKWLDDLDGVLLVMDSAEDPYTQVNVTIVGNIEARGLPLLIVANKIDLPNASPARIKAAFPQHTVVPISALKGLNIDTLYRVMAEKFG, from the coding sequence ATGGGGTTGATGGCCAGTTTAAGACTGAAATTCAAAAGCATGTTCAAATGGTTCTTCAAGAAGGACAAAATGAGGATAGGGATATACGGTCCACCGAATGCCGGTAAAACAACCCTGGCCAACAGGATTCTCAGGGACTGGACTGGCGACGTTATGGGTTCTGAGAGCAATGTTCCTCATGAGACAAGAAGGGCAAAGCTGAGAGAAGGGGTTAAGATAGAGGTTGATGGAAAAAGTCTAACTCTTGACATCATAGACACCCCCGGAATTGCCACGAAAATAGATTTCCATGAATTTCTGAAATACGGAATGAGTGAGGAAGAGGCGAGAAGGAGGGCCAAGGAGGCTACGGAGGGAGTTATTGAGGCAATTAAATGGCTTGATGACCTTGACGGGGTTCTGCTGGTTATGGATTCTGCCGAAGATCCTTACACTCAGGTCAATGTAACCATCGTCGGCAACATCGAGGCGAGAGGTCTGCCGCTGCTCATCGTTGCCAACAAGATCGATCTGCCCAACGCCTCACCTGCAAGGATCAAGGCAGCATTCCCTCAGCACACGGTCGTTCCAATATCTGCTCTGAAAGGCCTGAATATTGACACACTGTATCGAGTCATGGCAGAAAAATTCGGGTGA
- a CDS encoding DHH family phosphoesterase — translation MPEEVNGNYDYVILGCGALGTAIVKDLISSGKKILAVDVNPEKVEVLKDEEIDAIAGDIESDEVLNKIDFKKVTGVLILTSKDETNRIVAERVRKENGEVLIVSRASNLKSKEELEEAGVDLVITPIESMKSTLVGGLKKAESLRKLKKLRSVIQETDGKLGIFTHDNPDPDSISSALALREIAKHFGVEADILYYGEIQHQQNKAMVNLLGIPMIRAGEADLSSYSKFAIVDSSGPGINNSIPGDLEIAIVIDHHPAENVEAEFVDLRNDVGATATILALYLQDLKIVPTKTLATSLFFGIESETEGFRKNARTNDFLASAYLYPFVDRELLEKMEGPALSTETLDVLATAIKNREIYSSFLLSFAGFINDRDTLPQAADFLLRLEGINTVLVFGVMKDAVYLSARNADVRINIGEVLKNAFKDVGGAGGHAHAAGGKIPLGIFGDVSDKETLAKLVTQAIRKRFLNAIGIEIEEKP, via the coding sequence ATGCCTGAAGAAGTAAATGGTAATTACGACTACGTAATTCTCGGGTGCGGTGCACTTGGCACAGCAATTGTCAAAGACCTGATATCATCTGGAAAAAAAATTCTTGCAGTTGATGTGAATCCCGAAAAAGTTGAGGTCCTCAAGGATGAGGAGATCGATGCAATTGCCGGCGACATAGAAAGTGATGAGGTTCTGAACAAAATAGATTTCAAAAAGGTTACGGGAGTTTTAATCCTGACTTCTAAGGACGAAACCAACAGGATTGTTGCTGAAAGAGTAAGGAAAGAAAACGGAGAGGTTTTGATAGTTTCAAGAGCGTCCAATTTAAAATCAAAAGAGGAGCTTGAAGAGGCGGGGGTTGACCTCGTCATAACTCCAATAGAGAGCATGAAAAGCACACTCGTTGGTGGTCTTAAAAAAGCAGAGTCCCTGAGGAAGCTCAAAAAACTCAGGTCAGTGATACAGGAGACGGACGGGAAACTGGGAATATTCACACACGATAATCCTGATCCGGACTCAATCTCCTCTGCCCTGGCGTTGAGGGAGATCGCAAAACACTTTGGAGTTGAGGCGGACATACTCTATTACGGAGAAATCCAGCACCAGCAGAACAAGGCGATGGTAAATCTCCTAGGAATACCCATGATCAGAGCTGGAGAGGCTGACCTGTCGTCATACTCAAAGTTCGCAATAGTGGATTCCTCCGGGCCGGGTATCAACAATTCCATCCCGGGTGACCTTGAAATAGCCATAGTGATAGACCATCACCCCGCCGAAAACGTTGAAGCAGAGTTTGTTGACCTTAGAAATGACGTTGGTGCCACCGCGACAATCCTTGCACTCTACCTGCAGGACCTCAAGATAGTTCCGACGAAGACTCTCGCCACATCGCTTTTCTTTGGAATTGAGTCTGAAACCGAGGGCTTCAGAAAAAACGCAAGGACAAATGATTTTCTCGCCTCAGCGTATCTGTATCCCTTCGTTGACAGAGAGCTGCTCGAAAAAATGGAGGGTCCGGCACTATCTACCGAGACGCTCGACGTTCTTGCAACGGCAATAAAGAACAGAGAGATATATTCATCATTCCTCCTCTCATTTGCAGGGTTCATAAACGACAGAGATACACTACCGCAGGCCGCGGACTTTCTCCTCAGGCTTGAGGGAATAAACACAGTTCTCGTGTTCGGAGTTATGAAGGATGCCGTTTATCTCTCAGCAAGGAATGCAGATGTCAGAATCAATATCGGGGAGGTCCTCAAAAACGCCTTCAAGGATGTTGGCGGTGCAGGTGGGCATGCACATGCTGCGGGTGGAAAAATACCGCTTGGCATATTTGGAGACGTCAGTGATAAGGAAACTCTCGCAAAGCTTGTCACGCAGGCAATAAGAAAAAGATTTCTCAATGCAATAGGTATAGAAATTGAAGAAAAACCTTAG
- a CDS encoding OapC/ArvC family zinc-ribbon domain-containing protein, giving the protein MPHRCTECGKEYPDGDTRILQGCECGNNKFLYIPKSKGREVEEIKEQFERIESVRIIAPGMYELNIEKLMEGGEVIIALQEDGKYAIHLPSLLKKKKKD; this is encoded by the coding sequence ATGCCCCACCGATGCACTGAATGTGGAAAGGAGTATCCTGATGGCGATACGAGAATCCTGCAGGGATGTGAGTGTGGCAATAACAAGTTTCTTTATATTCCTAAGTCAAAGGGCAGGGAAGTTGAGGAGATTAAGGAACAGTTTGAGAGAATTGAGAGTGTGAGAATCATCGCCCCGGGAATGTATGAGCTTAACATCGAAAAGCTGATGGAGGGCGGAGAGGTCATAATCGCTCTGCAGGAAGACGGCAAGTATGCGATCCACCTGCCCTCTCTCCTCAAGAAGAAAAAGAAGGACTAA
- a CDS encoding 4Fe-4S binding protein produces the protein MSNYLERGYLEREDLPPFPPEERLTSGKPVAYIECVQPIPCSPCYESCRFDAIQMDNINDPPKLDYEKCTGCMACIRVCPGLAIFMLQIKDGKGYVTIQYEFLPWLQKGDRVKLYNRKGEEVGEGTVTWALNPERNDRTQLVTIEMNKDLIYEVRAVRKR, from the coding sequence ATGAGCAACTATCTCGAAAGAGGTTATCTTGAAAGAGAAGATCTTCCACCATTTCCTCCCGAGGAAAGACTGACATCTGGTAAGCCTGTTGCATACATTGAATGTGTCCAGCCGATCCCGTGTTCACCCTGCTACGAATCATGCAGATTCGATGCGATTCAGATGGACAACATTAACGATCCTCCAAAGCTCGATTACGAGAAATGTACCGGCTGCATGGCATGCATAAGGGTTTGTCCGGGACTTGCCATTTTCATGCTTCAGATAAAGGACGGCAAGGGGTATGTCACAATCCAGTACGAGTTCCTTCCCTGGCTGCAGAAGGGAGACAGGGTGAAGCTGTACAACAGGAAGGGCGAAGAAGTTGGAGAAGGAACAGTCACATGGGCACTGAATCCCGAAAGAAATGATAGAACACAGCTTGTAACAATTGAAATGAATAAGGATCTGATTTATGAGGTTAGAGCGGTCAGAAAGAGGTGA
- a CDS encoding TIGR04084 family radical SAM/SPASM domain-containing protein → MLFIVMLTGRCNLNCIYCGGSIDENVMPRKITYDPEDLIDFLNSMNDISVAFYGGEPLLEMDLMKKLMDEVEARHFIIQTNGLLLDRLEKEYIERFSTILVSVDGIREVTDFYRGEVYKKVLENARKVSEYFSGELIARMAASQKTDIYRDVTHLLNLGIFTHVHWQIDAVWSAEGIWNDFSRWIEDYKSGISRLSEFFLQELEKGVVRGIVPFLGVLKALLFDDTPKPPCGSGTESFAITTDGRIVACPIAADLSWNHAGDIYSGIARTVKPVEPCPSCEHYGVCGGRCLFTNRERLWGDSGFRLLCDATIHLIEEMKSVREGAISLAEKGIIELEDLNYPKYNNTTEIIP, encoded by the coding sequence ATGCTGTTCATAGTGATGCTGACGGGCAGGTGCAACCTGAACTGCATTTACTGTGGTGGCAGCATAGATGAAAACGTGATGCCCAGAAAGATAACCTATGATCCAGAAGACCTTATAGACTTTCTGAACTCCATGAACGACATTTCGGTAGCGTTCTATGGAGGAGAGCCACTGCTGGAGATGGACCTTATGAAAAAACTTATGGACGAGGTTGAAGCCAGACATTTCATAATCCAGACCAACGGACTTCTTCTGGACAGACTCGAAAAAGAATACATCGAGAGATTCTCCACGATCCTGGTTTCAGTGGATGGTATCAGAGAGGTTACAGATTTCTACAGAGGTGAGGTTTACAAGAAAGTGCTGGAAAATGCCAGAAAAGTTTCGGAATACTTCAGCGGTGAACTCATAGCGAGGATGGCTGCATCCCAGAAAACAGACATTTACAGAGATGTGACGCACCTGCTGAATCTCGGCATTTTCACGCATGTTCACTGGCAGATCGATGCCGTGTGGAGTGCCGAGGGAATATGGAACGATTTCAGCAGGTGGATCGAGGACTACAAGAGCGGGATCTCAAGACTGTCGGAGTTCTTTCTGCAGGAACTTGAAAAGGGAGTTGTTCGAGGAATCGTGCCGTTCCTGGGGGTGCTTAAAGCCCTGCTTTTCGATGATACGCCAAAGCCACCATGCGGAAGCGGGACTGAGAGCTTCGCCATCACAACCGACGGAAGAATCGTCGCCTGTCCCATAGCGGCAGACCTGAGCTGGAATCATGCAGGAGACATATACTCGGGAATAGCGAGAACTGTCAAACCTGTGGAGCCATGCCCCTCCTGCGAACATTACGGTGTGTGCGGAGGAAGATGTCTCTTCACAAACAGAGAGAGGCTGTGGGGCGACAGCGGTTTCAGACTTCTTTGCGATGCCACGATTCACCTGATTGAAGAAATGAAATCCGTGAGAGAGGGGGCAATATCACTTGCAGAAAAGGGCATAATTGAGCTTGAAGACCTGAATTACCCGAAATACAACAACACAACAGAGATAATACCCTGA
- a CDS encoding DUF2073 domain-containing protein, with protein sequence MEGIQLSLISREKLEKMASMEKLRMILDNVKEGKIVVLESGLTPEEEAKLIEMTMLEIDHENFVGIEVESYPPKESFFSKLLGRKPGRLTLIGPANRVKTLSKQEDLITALVQLGDG encoded by the coding sequence ATGGAAGGTATTCAGCTCAGTCTCATCTCGAGAGAAAAGCTCGAAAAAATGGCCTCAATGGAAAAGCTGAGGATGATACTTGACAATGTTAAGGAGGGTAAAATAGTTGTTCTTGAATCCGGTCTGACACCTGAAGAGGAGGCGAAGCTCATAGAAATGACCATGCTCGAGATTGATCACGAGAATTTTGTTGGCATAGAGGTGGAGAGCTACCCGCCAAAGGAATCCTTTTTCTCAAAGCTGCTGGGCAGGAAGCCTGGAAGACTGACACTGATAGGCCCGGCAAACAGGGTGAAGACCCTGTCGAAACAGGAGGATCTGATTACGGCACTGGTTCAGCTTGGTGATGGGTGA